In Lacibacter sp. H375, one DNA window encodes the following:
- a CDS encoding putative porin: protein MTRLLLLFFLFISSYVLQAQNPLQRLPGAGLLGGNRIGGGGGGGGGPFKDSLLHRTGFEDSITVAFRYLDTARFYFLDSTVNDFSKKWHLPWTHIFLGNTGSASRSLLFSPNMKPGWDHGFHAYDAYIPRLEETKFYNTTRPYTQLDYILGAKVEQNIGVLHTQNIRYNWNFAFNFKLINAPGIFRNTKNNHTNLNFNTWYTTPNRRYTVYFIAANNKIGATENGGIKSTKFLDSLPFFAERFSIPTNIGGAEAIQNSFLSNAITTGNRYTVSNFLVRHHYDIGKRDSLVVNDTTTVYLYYPRFRFQHTVQLNRYKFEFVDSKVDTAGYNLLYGLNNLPDTLGIKDYWQTFTNEVAIYSFPDIKNQQQFIKAAAGYQQLTADFGTAEPSFSNLFLNGEYRNKTKNKKWDMELAGTLYIGGFNAGDYNVHASLKRLIGQKLGYLTLGFDNVNRKPSFIHDDLSNFKKLNLGNTSFGNENTTVASALYELPQQKLKLGAKYFLAANYIYFKNYSQADQEATLFNVLQLQLEKQFRIGRHWNWYIEAYAQQSTAGAPVNLPLLFTRNRFAFEGKFFKTLNLSTGVELRYHTPYKGDGFSPILGQFFLQNDTTINNLPDIAAYVQFRIRSLSMFLRAENLNTFQLGVSNGFLNNNLAAPLNPTPGFFVRFGVYWGFVN from the coding sequence ATGACCCGGTTACTGCTGTTATTTTTCTTGTTCATTTCATCCTATGTTTTGCAGGCGCAGAACCCTTTGCAACGTTTGCCGGGTGCCGGTTTATTGGGCGGAAACAGAATTGGTGGCGGCGGGGGCGGCGGCGGTGGTCCGTTTAAAGATTCGTTGTTACACCGTACCGGCTTTGAAGATTCGATTACCGTTGCATTTCGTTATTTAGACACGGCTCGGTTTTATTTTCTCGATTCAACGGTGAATGATTTCAGCAAGAAATGGCATCTTCCATGGACGCATATTTTTTTGGGCAACACAGGTAGTGCATCCCGCAGTTTATTGTTCAGTCCGAATATGAAACCAGGTTGGGATCATGGATTTCATGCTTATGATGCATACATACCAAGGCTGGAAGAAACAAAGTTTTACAACACAACAAGACCGTACACACAACTTGATTATATTCTTGGTGCAAAGGTTGAACAGAATATTGGTGTGCTGCATACACAAAACATCCGTTACAACTGGAACTTCGCTTTTAATTTTAAACTCATTAATGCACCGGGTATTTTCAGGAACACAAAGAATAATCACACGAATCTAAATTTTAATACCTGGTATACCACGCCAAACAGAAGATATACTGTTTACTTTATTGCGGCAAACAACAAGATCGGCGCAACAGAGAATGGCGGTATAAAAAGTACAAAGTTCCTCGACAGTTTACCCTTTTTTGCAGAGCGTTTCAGCATACCAACCAATATTGGTGGCGCTGAAGCGATTCAGAATAGTTTTTTGAGTAATGCCATTACAACGGGCAATCGTTATACTGTATCAAATTTCTTAGTCCGTCATCATTATGATATTGGTAAAAGGGATTCACTTGTAGTAAATGATACAACCACTGTTTATTTGTATTATCCACGATTTCGTTTTCAACATACAGTGCAGTTGAATCGTTATAAGTTTGAATTTGTTGATTCAAAAGTTGATACCGCCGGTTACAATTTATTGTATGGTTTAAATAATCTTCCCGACACGTTGGGCATAAAAGATTACTGGCAAACATTCACAAACGAAGTAGCTATTTATTCTTTCCCTGATATTAAAAACCAACAGCAGTTCATTAAAGCGGCAGCAGGTTATCAACAGCTCACAGCAGATTTTGGAACAGCAGAACCTTCCTTCTCCAACCTTTTTTTGAATGGTGAGTATCGTAATAAAACAAAGAATAAAAAATGGGATATGGAACTTGCGGGTACATTGTACATCGGTGGGTTTAACGCCGGTGATTACAATGTGCACGCTTCATTAAAACGTTTGATCGGGCAAAAACTTGGTTATCTCACACTTGGTTTTGACAACGTAAACCGCAAGCCATCTTTTATTCATGACGATTTAAGTAATTTCAAAAAACTGAATCTTGGTAATACAAGTTTTGGAAATGAAAACACTACTGTTGCATCAGCCTTGTATGAATTGCCGCAGCAGAAATTAAAATTGGGAGCAAAGTATTTTCTTGCAGCAAATTATATCTACTTTAAAAATTATTCACAGGCCGATCAGGAAGCTACCTTATTCAACGTACTTCAATTGCAATTGGAAAAACAGTTTCGTATCGGCCGTCACTGGAACTGGTATATTGAAGCATATGCGCAGCAATCAACAGCAGGTGCCCCCGTTAATCTGCCTTTGTTGTTTACCCGGAACCGTTTTGCATTTGAAGGCAAGTTCTTTAAAACGCTTAACCTGAGTACGGGTGTTGAGTTACGTTATCACACCCCTTATAAAGGCGATGGGTTTTCACCCATACTCGGCCAGTTCTTTTTGCAGAACGATACTACCATCAATAATCTCCCGGATATCGCTGCTTATGTTCAATTTCGCATCAGAAGTTTAAGCATGTTCTTAAGGGCGGAAAACCTCAATACTTTTCAGTTGGGTGTAAGCAACGGGTTCTTAAACAATAATTTAGCCGCCCCACTAAACCCAACCCCCGGTTTTTTCGTACGTTTTGGTGTTTATTGGGGTTTTGTTAACTGA
- a CDS encoding HYC_CC_PP family protein: MLKKLFISMIALFYLSATSGMVLNVHYCMDKISSISFGHEKDHNDGTCDKCGMLKTENHCCKDEVAEVKLNDAHLTSSIDFELSSISAGQPVRLIDLNDSEQGVTALPVDAYVSPPPKAFNKVYRDVSTFLI, encoded by the coding sequence GTGTTGAAGAAGTTATTCATATCAATGATTGCCTTGTTCTACCTGTCTGCTACCAGCGGAATGGTTTTGAACGTGCATTATTGTATGGATAAGATATCATCCATTAGCTTTGGTCATGAAAAAGATCACAACGATGGCACTTGCGATAAATGTGGCATGCTCAAAACTGAAAATCATTGTTGCAAGGATGAAGTGGCGGAAGTAAAGTTGAATGATGCACATCTAACCTCATCGATTGATTTTGAACTTTCAAGCATTAGTGCAGGTCAGCCGGTGAGGTTGATCGATTTAAATGATTCCGAACAAGGTGTAACTGCTCTTCCGGTTGATGCCTACGTTTCTCCTCCTCCCAAAGCCTTCAACAAGGTTTATCGGGATGTAAGTACTTTCCTGATTTAG
- a CDS encoding heavy-metal-associated domain-containing protein, which produces MKSIQIIAAFIFLFAGTSTLNAQSKTSGKQAAVKTSVFKVWGNCGMCKKTIEGAAKTNGATFAEWNEDSKMLTVKYAAAKSSDEKIQKGIANAGYDNEKYTAPEDVYNNLHECCKYDRKVADKKATEAAACCMKDGKCTGDKACCKKVEGKSDCCANGTCAKEGGCCAGMKCEKGGDCCKKEGTVAMTDCCKDGKCTHH; this is translated from the coding sequence ATGAAATCAATCCAAATAATTGCTGCATTCATTTTTTTGTTTGCAGGAACTTCAACCCTTAATGCTCAATCAAAAACAAGTGGTAAACAAGCTGCAGTAAAAACTTCTGTATTTAAAGTATGGGGTAACTGTGGTATGTGTAAGAAAACGATTGAAGGTGCTGCCAAAACAAACGGTGCAACATTTGCCGAATGGAATGAGGATAGCAAAATGCTCACGGTAAAATATGCTGCAGCAAAATCATCTGATGAAAAAATTCAAAAAGGTATTGCTAATGCGGGTTACGATAACGAAAAGTACACAGCTCCTGAAGATGTTTATAATAATTTACACGAGTGCTGCAAGTACGATCGTAAAGTGGCAGACAAAAAAGCAACTGAAGCTGCTGCATGTTGCATGAAAGATGGTAAATGCACTGGTGATAAAGCATGTTGCAAAAAAGTGGAAGGCAAATCTGATTGTTGCGCAAATGGTACTTGTGCAAAAGAAGGCGGCTGCTGCGCAGGAATGAAATGTGAAAAAGGTGGCGATTGTTGCAAGAAAGAAGGTACAGTTGCCATGACCGATTGCTGCAAAGATGGCAAATGCACACATCACTAA